In Lautropia mirabilis, one DNA window encodes the following:
- a CDS encoding H-NS histone family protein — MASLIDLNRKIAKLQKQADAIKNRERKGIIAQIRQAIVDYELTPDDLFSANGAVIRRGRRPAGGRLGAASEEGSARPRRGRPVGSVSRKPVPIRYRDDEGNTWTGRGKQPNWLRAHVEAGHDIEEFRVNEES, encoded by the coding sequence ATGGCCTCACTGATCGACCTCAACCGGAAAATCGCCAAGCTCCAGAAGCAGGCAGATGCCATCAAGAATCGTGAAAGAAAGGGCATCATCGCCCAGATCCGACAGGCCATCGTCGATTATGAACTGACGCCGGACGACCTGTTCTCGGCCAATGGTGCGGTCATCCGCCGCGGCCGCCGGCCGGCCGGTGGACGGTTGGGCGCCGCCTCGGAAGAGGGCAGCGCCCGTCCCCGTCGCGGCCGTCCGGTGGGCTCCGTGTCCCGCAAGCCGGTGCCCATCCGCTACCGCGACGACGAGGGCAATACCTGGACCGGCCGGGGCAAGCAGCCCAACTGGCTGCGCGCTCATGTCGAGGCTGGCCACGACATCGAGGAATTCCGCGTCAACGAAGAGTCCTGA
- a CDS encoding DUF4136 domain-containing protein yields the protein MMTFDMKRASLQRSRRMLAATILGVTALVAGCASTTPAQITTFNRQDAGADAWTGRHFIVQPLPGQAESLEYADYSLRVREALRRHGLVPVPDLHAAELVVHFEYRTDGGSVTGSTSSSSVSLGLGGGYRTGWGLGLGIPIGGTSENIQYRHRLQVQIDRVRSASSGPAPGEPIPGERVYESTLVTRSESAAVAPQMPAMIDALFADFPGVNGKTVTVNLPTE from the coding sequence ATGATGACATTCGACATGAAGCGGGCATCACTGCAACGGTCGCGCCGCATGCTGGCAGCGACCATTCTGGGGGTGACGGCCCTGGTGGCCGGGTGCGCCAGCACCACGCCGGCCCAGATCACCACCTTCAATCGTCAGGACGCCGGCGCCGACGCCTGGACCGGACGGCACTTCATCGTGCAGCCGCTGCCGGGGCAGGCCGAGAGCCTGGAATATGCCGATTATTCCCTGCGGGTCCGTGAGGCCCTGCGCAGGCATGGGCTGGTCCCCGTGCCCGACCTGCACGCCGCTGAACTGGTCGTGCATTTCGAATACCGGACCGACGGTGGCAGCGTCACCGGAAGCACCTCGTCCAGCAGCGTTTCGCTGGGCCTGGGGGGCGGTTATCGAACAGGATGGGGCCTGGGGCTGGGTATTCCCATTGGCGGCACGTCCGAGAACATTCAGTACCGTCACCGCCTTCAGGTCCAGATCGACCGGGTGAGGTCAGCTTCAAGCGGACCGGCCCCGGGTGAGCCGATTCCCGGCGAGCGTGTCTATGAGTCCACGCTGGTCACGCGCAGCGAGTCCGCGGCGGTTGCGCCGCAGATGCCTGCCATGATCGATGCGCTGTTTGCCGATTTTCCCGGCGTCAACGGCAAGACCGTGACCGTCAACCTGCCGACCGAATGA
- the fumC gene encoding class II fumarate hydratase, protein MTGSVRMERDTFGEIAVPADRLWGAQTQRSLQNFRISTEKQSPELIRALATVKRAAATVNAGLGQLAADKAKAIETAADEVLAGKHDGEFPLAVWQTGSGTQTNMNLNEVLANRGSELMGGERGESRKIHPNDDVNRGQSSNDVFPTAMNVAAAVAIHKNLIPSLKQLRDTLKAKSEAFKDIVKIGRTHLQDATPLTLGQEFSGYVAQLDHGLKHLEDVLPHLQELAQGGTAVGTGLNAHPEFAVKVAAEIARLTGVPFKTAPSKFEALAAADAQVATHGVLKTIAASLFKLANDVRWLASGPRSGLGEISIPENEPGSSIMPGKVNPTQCEALTMACAQVFGNDVAVNIGGASGNFELNVYRPMIVHNLLQSVRLLADGARSFNDNCAVGIEPNRARINQLMEQSLMLVTALNPHIGYDKAAQIAKKAHKEGTTLKASALALGFVTEAQFDEWVRPEKMVG, encoded by the coding sequence ATGACCGGATCCGTGCGCATGGAGCGCGACACCTTTGGCGAGATCGCCGTCCCTGCCGATCGCCTGTGGGGCGCGCAGACTCAGCGTTCGCTGCAGAACTTCAGGATTTCCACCGAGAAGCAGTCGCCTGAGCTGATCCGGGCGCTGGCCACCGTCAAGCGTGCGGCCGCCACGGTCAACGCCGGACTGGGGCAACTGGCAGCCGACAAGGCCAAGGCAATCGAGACGGCCGCCGACGAGGTGCTGGCCGGCAAGCATGATGGTGAATTCCCGCTGGCCGTCTGGCAGACCGGTTCGGGGACCCAGACCAACATGAACCTCAACGAGGTTCTGGCCAACCGCGGCAGCGAGCTGATGGGCGGCGAGCGCGGCGAATCGCGCAAGATCCACCCCAATGACGACGTTAACCGGGGCCAGTCCTCCAACGACGTGTTCCCCACGGCCATGAACGTGGCTGCAGCCGTGGCCATCCACAAGAACCTCATCCCGTCGCTGAAGCAGCTGCGCGACACCCTCAAGGCCAAGTCCGAGGCCTTCAAGGACATCGTCAAGATCGGCCGTACCCACCTGCAGGACGCCACGCCGCTCACGCTGGGGCAGGAGTTCTCTGGCTACGTGGCCCAGCTGGACCATGGCCTGAAGCACCTGGAAGACGTGCTGCCGCACCTGCAGGAGCTGGCCCAGGGCGGTACGGCCGTGGGCACGGGCCTCAATGCCCACCCCGAGTTCGCCGTGAAGGTGGCAGCCGAGATTGCCCGCCTGACGGGCGTGCCTTTCAAGACCGCGCCCAGCAAGTTCGAGGCGCTGGCTGCTGCCGATGCACAGGTGGCGACCCACGGCGTGCTCAAGACCATCGCCGCCTCGCTCTTCAAGCTGGCCAACGACGTGCGCTGGCTGGCCAGCGGCCCGCGCTCGGGCCTGGGCGAGATCTCCATCCCCGAGAACGAGCCGGGCAGCTCGATCATGCCGGGCAAGGTCAACCCCACGCAGTGTGAAGCGTTGACCATGGCTTGTGCGCAGGTCTTCGGCAACGACGTGGCCGTCAACATTGGCGGCGCCAGCGGCAACTTCGAGCTGAACGTCTACCGGCCGATGATCGTGCACAACCTGCTGCAATCGGTCAGGCTGCTGGCTGACGGTGCCCGTAGTTTCAACGACAACTGCGCCGTCGGCATTGAGCCCAACCGTGCGCGCATCAACCAGCTGATGGAGCAGTCGCTGATGCTGGTGACGGCGTTGAACCCGCACATCGGCTATGACAAGGCCGCGCAGATTGCCAAGAAGGCGCACAAGGAAGGCACCACGCTGAAGGCGTCTGCCCTGGCGCTGGGCTTTGTGACCGAGGCACAGTTCGACGAATGGGTCCGGCCCGAGAAGATGGTGGGCTGA
- a CDS encoding Spy/CpxP family protein refolding chaperone produces MGIKRVLVGLTAVVLVTSAVVACGFRGTGPWGGYGPCGPHWRGEDPAQRRAYVVERVSQELSLNVGQRAKLEVLADQLDEQRQALWSEGHMAADLQQVIAGERFDRVKAQSVVDQKLQAVQQHSPKVVEAMASFYDSLDAGQQRVVREKLKERFGDRK; encoded by the coding sequence ATGGGAATCAAACGAGTTCTGGTTGGCCTGACGGCCGTGGTGCTGGTGACTTCCGCCGTGGTGGCATGCGGTTTCCGGGGGACGGGCCCCTGGGGGGGATATGGCCCTTGTGGACCGCACTGGCGGGGAGAGGACCCCGCCCAGCGGCGCGCCTACGTGGTGGAACGGGTCAGTCAGGAGCTGTCCTTGAATGTGGGGCAGCGGGCCAAGCTGGAAGTGCTGGCTGACCAGCTGGATGAGCAGCGCCAGGCGCTCTGGAGTGAGGGGCACATGGCGGCAGACCTGCAGCAGGTGATTGCTGGCGAACGCTTCGACCGGGTCAAGGCCCAGAGCGTGGTCGACCAGAAGCTGCAGGCCGTGCAGCAGCACAGCCCGAAAGTGGTGGAGGCCATGGCGAGCTTCTATGACAGTCTGGATGCCGGGCAGCAGCGGGTCGTGCGCGAGAAGCTGAAAGAGCGTTTCGGCGACCGGAAATGA
- a CDS encoding DUF2269 family protein, with amino-acid sequence MRRFVYSSLKVLHLMGLVLFLGSIFGHIVAGILGGGPVSGGRFLAAREHIAAATQFLTLPGLGLLLLSGVGLWLMSWSVKNSRWLGVHMGLAALVTLIAFVVVLPAGAEMMALASTDMVANMEKIVAANRFEDIGGAVNVLLILIITGLGVAKPRWARKRS; translated from the coding sequence ATGCGTCGTTTCGTCTACTCTTCCCTGAAGGTGTTGCACCTGATGGGTCTTGTCCTGTTTCTGGGATCCATCTTCGGGCATATTGTGGCCGGGATCCTTGGCGGTGGTCCCGTGAGTGGCGGCCGGTTTCTGGCAGCCCGCGAGCATATCGCGGCTGCCACGCAATTTCTCACGCTGCCGGGGCTTGGGCTGCTCCTGCTTAGTGGCGTCGGCCTGTGGCTGATGAGCTGGTCGGTGAAGAACAGCCGCTGGCTTGGCGTGCACATGGGGCTTGCCGCGCTGGTCACCCTGATTGCCTTTGTCGTGGTACTGCCCGCTGGTGCCGAGATGATGGCGCTTGCCTCGACGGACATGGTGGCCAACATGGAGAAAATCGTGGCGGCAAATCGCTTTGAGGACATTGGCGGGGCAGTTAACGTCCTGCTGATCCTGATCATCACCGGTCTGGGGGTCGCCAAACCCCGGTGGGCGCGCAAGCGAAGCTGA
- a CDS encoding response regulator transcription factor has protein sequence MNRVLLIDDDEQLGPPLAMYFKRFDLVLEQAFTPSKGLARLQEGNFDAAILDIMLPEMDGFEVCRRIRKGSQVPIIMLTARGELTDRVVGLEMGADDYLPKPFEPRELVARVQTVLRRFRAASSGGGADSAGVHPEDASVLRFEGLVIDPVRRSVLRHDEDVALTGTEYELLLMLAREPGRVFSRDDILGRLRGHEVDLYSRAVDIVVSRLRRKLEPLVVIKTLRNVGYALALRPQEA, from the coding sequence ATGAATCGCGTGCTGCTGATCGACGATGACGAACAGCTGGGGCCTCCGCTGGCCATGTACTTCAAGCGTTTCGATCTGGTACTTGAGCAGGCGTTCACGCCCTCAAAGGGGCTGGCGCGGCTTCAGGAGGGGAATTTCGATGCGGCGATTCTCGACATCATGCTGCCGGAGATGGACGGTTTCGAGGTCTGTCGCCGGATCCGGAAGGGTAGCCAGGTGCCGATCATCATGTTGACGGCGCGTGGAGAGCTGACCGATCGCGTGGTGGGCCTGGAAATGGGCGCTGACGACTACCTGCCCAAGCCCTTCGAGCCCCGCGAGCTGGTGGCGCGGGTGCAGACGGTGCTGCGACGCTTCCGTGCAGCCTCTTCGGGGGGCGGCGCGGATTCTGCTGGCGTGCACCCTGAGGATGCCTCGGTGCTGCGTTTCGAGGGGCTGGTGATCGATCCCGTCCGGCGCAGTGTGCTGCGTCACGACGAGGACGTGGCGCTGACCGGCACCGAATATGAACTGCTGCTGATGCTGGCCCGCGAGCCGGGGCGCGTCTTCAGCCGTGACGACATCCTGGGCCGGCTGCGAGGCCACGAGGTGGATCTTTACAGCCGCGCCGTGGACATCGTCGTCAGCCGCCTGCGCCGCAAGCTGGAGCCATTGGTGGTCATCAAGACGTTGCGCAATGTCGGCTATGCGCTGGCGCTGCGGCCGCAGGAGGCATGA
- a CDS encoding sensor histidine kinase — MMPAAKRWLARVRAFMGRFLAGVRGLPVRLAFSIKLRMVLVFLVLAAALMVVFIGAMRQVVATRWQLTAQPLLVDYVDRLAEEITVDGHPSVERARALAQRLPVTVRIEGPVIRWASHPQDPQHDWWREGDGTWEDSPPSDALMPGADRHDERGMGHRGAHVGEGRGWGDEPPGWQQIRQITERSTPDGHRLVFGIDRHAMLARHDGSDPLARGLAALLLLTLLAWWYVRRTLRPLDAISAGARRFGQGNFDDPIPAVWTRRHGELGELATTLNTMGEDIRQMLDAKRSLLLAISHEMRSPLTRARLHTELLPEDDPEVRPQREALLRDLREMSALVEDLLESERLSDRHVALQRESLDPGVVARSVIAELQTRHPGVEVVLQVPTELPAQYLDATRLRLLLRNLLENAVRHGGNGRDPDRKGAFGSTMPDEGGNTTAHTAARPGHTEAPDTDAIAVVHIDRIPTGGCVIEVRDWGPGVPEEQLSKLAEPFHRPDAARSRHAGGVGLGLYLCRLVAQAHGGRLALENAHPGLRVRAWLPSDMKAPQ; from the coding sequence ATGATGCCGGCCGCCAAGCGTTGGCTTGCCCGGGTACGCGCCTTCATGGGGCGCTTCCTTGCTGGCGTGCGCGGTCTTCCGGTGCGCCTGGCGTTCTCGATCAAGCTGCGCATGGTGCTGGTGTTTCTGGTGTTGGCCGCGGCGCTGATGGTCGTGTTCATCGGCGCCATGCGGCAGGTGGTGGCCACGCGCTGGCAGCTGACCGCCCAGCCGCTGCTGGTCGATTATGTCGACCGTCTGGCCGAGGAGATCACGGTTGATGGCCATCCCAGTGTTGAACGCGCCCGTGCACTGGCACAGCGCCTGCCGGTGACGGTGCGCATCGAGGGACCGGTCATCCGATGGGCGTCCCATCCGCAGGATCCCCAACATGACTGGTGGCGTGAGGGTGATGGAACTTGGGAGGACTCTCCACCGTCGGATGCGCTCATGCCCGGAGCGGACCGTCATGATGAGCGCGGGATGGGGCATCGTGGTGCTCATGTGGGGGAAGGGCGTGGGTGGGGCGACGAGCCCCCCGGCTGGCAGCAGATCAGGCAGATCACCGAGCGCTCGACGCCCGATGGGCACCGGCTCGTGTTCGGCATCGACCGCCATGCCATGTTGGCACGGCATGATGGCTCGGACCCGCTGGCCCGGGGACTGGCCGCGCTGCTGCTGCTGACGTTGCTGGCCTGGTGGTACGTGCGCCGCACGCTCAGGCCGCTGGATGCCATCAGCGCTGGCGCTCGCCGCTTCGGCCAGGGCAACTTCGATGACCCCATTCCGGCTGTCTGGACCCGGCGGCACGGCGAACTGGGCGAGCTGGCCACGACGCTCAACACCATGGGCGAGGACATCCGGCAGATGCTGGATGCCAAGCGCAGCCTGCTGCTGGCCATCAGCCACGAGATGCGCAGCCCGCTGACCCGCGCGCGCCTGCACACCGAGCTGCTGCCCGAGGACGATCCCGAGGTGCGACCGCAGCGGGAGGCCCTGCTGCGTGACTTGCGGGAGATGTCTGCCCTGGTGGAGGATCTGCTGGAAAGCGAGCGCCTGTCCGACCGTCATGTGGCGTTGCAGCGGGAAAGTCTGGACCCGGGCGTCGTGGCCCGCAGCGTCATCGCCGAGCTGCAGACGCGCCACCCTGGCGTAGAGGTTGTTCTTCAGGTGCCAACGGAGCTGCCGGCGCAGTATCTGGACGCCACCCGTCTGCGCCTGCTGCTGCGCAACCTGCTGGAAAATGCCGTGCGACATGGGGGTAACGGACGTGATCCCGACAGGAAGGGTGCGTTTGGAAGCACCATGCCGGATGAAGGCGGGAACACGACAGCCCATACGGCAGCCCGCCCCGGCCATACGGAGGCACCCGACACGGATGCCATTGCCGTGGTGCATATCGACAGGATTCCCACGGGCGGCTGTGTCATCGAGGTTCGGGACTGGGGGCCGGGTGTGCCCGAGGAGCAGCTCTCGAAGCTGGCCGAACCCTTCCATCGTCCCGATGCGGCGCGTTCCCGCCATGCCGGTGGTGTGGGGCTGGGACTCTATCTGTGCCGCCTGGTGGCTCAGGCCCACGGTGGCCGGCTTGCCCTGGAGAATGCGCATCCCGGGTTGCGGGTACGCGCCTGGCTGCCTTCCGATATGAAGGCGCCGCAATGA
- a CDS encoding DEAD/DEAH box helicase — protein sequence MTLSTAPAPEGAQEPATVTFSDFGLHPDVLKAVTAAGYTKPTPIQAKAIPVVMAGHDVMAAAQTGTGKTAGFALPIINVLMPSASHSASPARHPVRALIIAPTRELADQIHDNVKTYIQFTPLRSAAVFGGVDMQPQTNALRAGVEILIATPGRLLDHVQQKSVNLSQVQLLVLDEADRMLDMGFLPDIQRIINLLNPRRQNLMFSATFSDEIRKLAKRFLNEPKLIEVARPNTLAENVEQTVYHVPSEDLKRDAVGALIRERGIEQVIVFSNTKIGAGRLARHLQKEGFLAEAIHGDKSQQERLKTLDGFKAGEIKVLVATDVAARGLDIAELPAVINYDLPHSPEDYVHRIGRTGRAGASGMALSLMVDHDQKALAEIEKLTKRKLDVQELQLPASARGRGERRSRDDRRGHREGGEETARSEDSRGIGAPSRSGRDRGSRREGNLRGHAPSAERAARYPAPQPVVDDPLFHAPYVPSEPAAAAADAPERGQASAAGGVSTDTPAVIQGGAPAAASGRRGSAPSSAIRRPANKLAVLLGGKPGG from the coding sequence ATGACTTTGTCAACTGCCCCCGCGCCTGAAGGCGCCCAGGAGCCGGCCACCGTCACCTTCAGTGATTTCGGCCTGCATCCCGACGTGCTCAAGGCCGTCACTGCCGCCGGCTACACCAAGCCTACCCCCATCCAGGCCAAGGCCATTCCGGTGGTCATGGCGGGCCATGACGTGATGGCCGCTGCCCAGACCGGTACCGGAAAGACGGCCGGCTTTGCGCTACCCATCATCAATGTGCTCATGCCGTCGGCCAGCCATAGCGCCTCGCCGGCGCGGCACCCGGTCCGCGCGCTCATCATCGCGCCCACGCGGGAGCTGGCCGACCAGATCCACGACAACGTCAAGACCTACATCCAGTTCACGCCGCTGCGTTCGGCTGCCGTCTTCGGTGGCGTCGACATGCAGCCGCAGACCAATGCGCTGCGCGCCGGCGTCGAGATCCTCATCGCCACCCCCGGACGGCTGCTGGATCACGTCCAGCAGAAGTCGGTGAACCTGTCGCAGGTGCAGCTGCTGGTGCTGGACGAGGCGGACCGGATGCTGGACATGGGCTTCCTGCCCGACATCCAGCGCATCATCAATCTGCTCAATCCGCGCCGGCAGAACCTCATGTTCTCGGCCACCTTCTCGGACGAGATCCGCAAGCTGGCCAAGCGCTTCCTGAACGAGCCGAAGCTCATCGAGGTGGCCCGGCCCAACACGCTGGCCGAGAACGTCGAGCAGACGGTCTACCACGTGCCCTCCGAAGACCTCAAGCGTGACGCGGTGGGGGCGCTCATTCGTGAGCGCGGCATCGAACAGGTCATCGTCTTCTCCAACACCAAGATCGGTGCCGGCCGTCTGGCCCGCCATCTGCAGAAGGAAGGCTTCCTGGCCGAGGCCATCCACGGCGACAAGTCCCAGCAGGAGCGCCTGAAGACGCTGGACGGCTTCAAGGCCGGCGAGATCAAGGTGCTGGTGGCCACCGACGTGGCGGCCCGTGGCCTGGACATTGCCGAGCTGCCGGCCGTCATCAACTACGATCTGCCGCATTCGCCCGAGGACTACGTGCACCGCATCGGCCGTACCGGCCGTGCCGGCGCCTCCGGCATGGCACTGTCGCTGATGGTCGACCATGACCAGAAGGCGCTGGCCGAGATCGAGAAGCTCACCAAGCGCAAGCTGGACGTGCAGGAACTGCAGCTGCCGGCTTCTGCACGCGGCCGGGGTGAGCGTCGCAGTCGGGATGACCGTCGCGGCCACCGTGAAGGTGGCGAGGAGACGGCACGCAGCGAGGATTCGCGTGGCATTGGCGCGCCGTCGCGTTCCGGTCGTGATCGTGGCAGCCGCCGCGAGGGCAACCTGCGCGGCCATGCGCCAAGTGCCGAACGCGCTGCCCGCTATCCTGCGCCGCAGCCCGTGGTCGACGATCCGCTCTTTCATGCGCCCTATGTGCCCAGCGAGCCGGCCGCAGCGGCAGCGGATGCCCCCGAGCGGGGGCAGGCGTCGGCTGCAGGCGGCGTCAGCACCGATACACCGGCCGTCATCCAGGGGGGCGCACCCGCAGCTGCCTCCGGTCGTCGGGGCTCTGCGCCTTCCAGCGCCATCCGCCGTCCCGCGAACAAGCTGGCCGTGCTGCTGGGGGGCAAGCCGGGGGGCTGA
- a CDS encoding GntP family permease has product MTIIGLAIVIAFIVFSTAKLKWHPFLVLVLAAFLTAFFYGMPLPKVADTVGTGFGSILGSIGLVIVFGTIIGLVMERTGAAVVMAESVIKVLGERFPTLTMSVIGAIVSIPVFCDSGYVILNSLKETLAKRLKVSSIAMSVALATGLYATHNFVPPTPGPIAAAGNLGLADNLGLVIVMGLVVSVPACLAGWLWANRFVHELPQGEGAAGQASTAGSVNAADREASSPAGAVAATRYADADDTDGAADRTRYGQMPSPLMAFMPIVLPIALICIGSVAAFPSRPLGSGLLFTVAAFLGKPLCALLIGFLFSLLLIRGEDRTERISALITQGLVLAAPILLITGAGGAFGAVIKETPVGSYLGHTLSSLGLGVFMPFVVAAALKTAQGSSTVSLVTTSTLVAPLMASIGLDSEMGRLLCVMAIGAGAMTVSHANDSYFWVVTQFSRMSVAQALRAQTAATAVQGIVAILFIWLLSLVVL; this is encoded by the coding sequence ATGACGATCATCGGGCTCGCCATCGTCATCGCGTTCATTGTCTTCAGCACGGCGAAGCTGAAGTGGCACCCGTTCCTGGTGCTGGTCCTGGCCGCGTTCCTCACGGCCTTCTTCTATGGCATGCCGCTGCCCAAGGTTGCCGACACGGTCGGTACCGGCTTCGGCAGCATCCTGGGCAGCATTGGCCTAGTCATCGTGTTCGGCACCATCATCGGATTGGTGATGGAGCGCACCGGCGCAGCGGTGGTCATGGCGGAGTCGGTCATCAAGGTGCTGGGAGAGCGCTTTCCCACGCTCACCATGTCCGTCATCGGGGCCATCGTCTCCATCCCGGTGTTCTGTGATTCCGGCTACGTCATTCTCAACTCGCTGAAGGAAACGTTGGCGAAACGCCTGAAGGTCTCCTCCATCGCCATGAGCGTGGCGCTGGCCACCGGGCTGTACGCCACGCACAACTTCGTGCCCCCCACGCCGGGACCCATCGCGGCCGCGGGCAACCTGGGCCTGGCCGACAACCTGGGGCTGGTGATCGTCATGGGTCTGGTGGTGTCGGTACCCGCCTGCCTGGCCGGCTGGCTGTGGGCCAATCGCTTCGTGCATGAGCTACCGCAGGGCGAGGGCGCTGCTGGGCAGGCCAGCACGGCGGGCTCGGTGAACGCCGCAGACAGGGAGGCTTCATCACCGGCCGGTGCCGTGGCCGCCACGCGCTATGCCGATGCGGACGACACCGACGGAGCTGCCGATCGGACCCGCTACGGCCAGATGCCGTCCCCCCTGATGGCTTTCATGCCGATCGTGCTGCCCATCGCGCTGATCTGCATCGGCTCGGTGGCAGCTTTTCCGTCGCGGCCGCTGGGCTCGGGCCTGCTGTTCACGGTTGCCGCCTTCCTGGGCAAGCCGCTGTGTGCGCTGCTGATCGGCTTCCTGTTCTCGCTACTGCTGATCCGGGGTGAAGACCGGACCGAGCGCATCAGCGCGCTGATCACGCAGGGCCTGGTGCTGGCGGCGCCCATCCTGCTGATCACCGGGGCCGGGGGCGCCTTCGGGGCCGTCATCAAGGAAACCCCGGTAGGCAGCTATCTGGGACATACGCTGTCCAGCCTGGGGCTGGGTGTGTTCATGCCCTTCGTGGTGGCAGCGGCGCTCAAGACCGCGCAAGGTTCCAGCACCGTGTCGCTGGTGACGACCTCCACTTTAGTGGCGCCCTTGATGGCCTCCATCGGTCTGGACAGCGAGATGGGACGCCTGCTGTGCGTGATGGCCATCGGCGCTGGGGCGATGACGGTCTCCCACGCCAACGATTCCTACTTCTGGGTGGTCACCCAGTTCTCGCGCATGAGCGTGGCCCAGGCCCTGCGGGCTCAGACGGCGGCCACGGCCGTGCAAGGGATCGTGGCGATCCTGTTCATCTGGCTGCTGAGTCTGGTGGTGCTGTAA